The genomic segment TTGGTTGGTGCACATCTAGCAAATTGGGAATGGTCTATTACATTGCCATTAGTAATAGAAACAGAAGTTTATGGTGCTTACACAAAATTGAATAATAAATATTTCGAAAAATATGTAAGACTATCAAGAGAAAAATTTGGTGTTAGGGGTTACAAAACATCTGAAATGGTAAAAGGAATGCAAAGAAGGTTTTCCGAAAACAAAAAAGGTGCTTATATTTTATTGAGTGACCAGTCTCCACAACCTCACAAAACCTATTATTGGCGAGAATTCTTCAACATAAAAGTACCTGTTCATACAGGTGCAGAGATGCTTTCGAAAAGGTTCGATTTGGTAGTAATAAACTACGTTGCAAAAAAAGTGAAAAGAGGGTATTACGAAATAGAATTTCAACTAATAACAGATTCTCCAAAAGAGTTTGAAGATTATAAAGTTATAGATTTATATACTGAGTTGACAGAAAAAAACATCTTACAACAACCTGAATTTTATTTGTGGTCTCACAAAAGGTTTAAGCATAGAGATAAAGTGCCAAAAGAGTTTTTGTAGTCTAAAAATAATTTCCTTAAAAAAGGAAAAAATTAATCCTTATAAAACCAATCATTTACCAATTGATGCTCAATTGCAGGCACTGTTTTGTGAGCATAATCGTTTTTAATTGGATGGTATTCGTAGTCTTGAGACCAGTTTTCGATATTTTTAGACAATTCTTTTAAAGAGTTGCATATAAATTCTACTTCCTTATTTGTAATTGTTGGATGCACAGATAGGCGAACCCAACCAGGTTTATCTGTATTACAGCCGTGTAAAATTTGGTCTTTAATTCTGTTTGATGTTTCTTGATCTACATTTAGTAAAAAATGCCCATAAGTTCCTGCACAAGAACAACCACCT from the Polaribacter cellanae genome contains:
- a CDS encoding lysophospholipid acyltransferase family protein; this translates as MQFLVFALTYPIIWILSRLPMRLLYIKSDVFYFLIYHVIGYRKAVVLENLKMAFPKKSEEELLKIRKKFFKHLMDLMMESVKAFSISEKEILKRYKYKNPELVNEFVKQGKSIALVGAHLANWEWSITLPLVIETEVYGAYTKLNNKYFEKYVRLSREKFGVRGYKTSEMVKGMQRRFSENKKGAYILLSDQSPQPHKTYYWREFFNIKVPVHTGAEMLSKRFDLVVINYVAKKVKRGYYEIEFQLITDSPKEFEDYKVIDLYTELTEKNILQQPEFYLWSHKRFKHRDKVPKEFL